GGCGGCCAATCCTGCGACAGCACCGAGGAGGGACTCGCGCCCACCACGACGGACCACCACAGCGGGTAGGTGCCGCCGGCGAACAGCGCGATCAGGATGCCATAGGTGAGGAAGCCAGGCCGGCGGTCGATGCCGAGGCCCTTGTGCTTGGTCTTCTTGGGTGCCGCTGACGCGGATCCGCTGCCGGGCGAGGTCTCGGGGCGGGCAATTGTGTCGGTCATGCGCGGGGCTCCTTTGCGCTGTCTCGGAGCGTTCGGGCGAGCTCGCGTTTGGCTTTTTTGACATCGGAGCGACTATCCGTCGTCGCGATCCGCTGCGAGATCAGGAAGTTGAGCAGGCCGAACGCCACGATGATGAGGAAGAGGATGAAGGCCACAGCTGATGCCTTGCCGAAGTTCTGCCTCTGGAATGCCATCTCCCAGAGGTAGAGCACCGTGGTTTGGAATTGCCGATGCGCTCCGCCCGCGGTCGTGCTCGTCGCGTCGTAGAGGCGCGGCTCGGTGAAGATCTGCAGCCCGCCGATGGTGGCGGTGATGATCACGAAGATCATGGTGGGGCGGATGCTCGGCAGGGTGATCGAGAAGAACCGGCGCACGAAGCCGGCCCCGTCGAGGGCGGCGGATTCGTGGATATCACGCGGAACCGACTGCATCGCGGCGAGAAGGATGAGGGCGTTGTAGCCGGTCCAGCGCCAGTTCACCATGCCGGCGATGGCCAGGTGGCTGGGCAGCACATCCGTCTTCCAACCGATCGGGTCCACGCCGACGAAGCTGAGCAGGTGGTTCACCAAGCCGCTCTGCTCGCTGAACATACTGGAGAAGATCAGGGCGACCGCGACCGGGGTGACGACGTAAGGGATGAGCACGCTCATGCGCCAGAAGGTCTTGGCGCGCAGGTTCTGGTCGAGGATGGCGGCGATGGCCGTGGCGACGACGAGCTGCGGGATGCTCGAGAGCAGGAAGATGCTCATTGTGTTGAACAGGGAGTTCCAGAACAACGGGTCGGCGAGTTCCGCGGTGTAGTTGTCGAAGCCGACCCACTCCCCCGGGCCGCTGAGCAGGTTCCAGTTGTTGAGGGACACCACGAAGGTGTAAATCAGCGGGAACAGTCCCACGAGACCGAACAGCACGAAGAACGGCGAGATGTACAGGTACGGCGAGAGCTTGACGTCGAGACGGCTCAGCTTGTGCTTATAGGTGAGGGCGCTCGCGCGACCGGGGCGCTTGAGAGGAGCGGGAGCGCTGATCTCTGGTTCGAGTGTTCGTGTCATGTGACTTTCTGCCTTCAAGTCGGGCTCCCCGACGCCTGGATTCGGCGGCGGGGAGCCCGGTCGAGCGGATTCTTGCTACTACTTGTTGGTGATGAGCTGGTCGAACAGCGTCATGGCGTCATCCCAGGCCTTGTCGCCTGAGACACCCTGGTCGAGCGAGATCGCGGACGGGCCGAAGACCTGCTCCTGGATCGTCGAGTCGTCCGGGCCCTTGAACTGGGCCTTCACTCCGTCGGCACGCTTGGTGAGGATTTCAGCGATCGGCGCGTCGTTGAAGAACGCGGAAACGCCGGTTGCTTCAGCAAGAGCGGGATCCGTCTGGGCTGCGGTGACGCTCGGGAACGGGCCCTGCGCCTTGAACTCGGCGACCTGCTGGTCAGCGTCGGTCAACCAGGCGGCCAGGTCAGCGGCTTCCTGCGGGTGCTTGGACTGCGTCGGAACGGTCAGGAAGGTTCCACCCCAGTTGGTTGCACCGCCGGGGAAGACGTCGGCGAAGTCCCAGCCGGCGGTCGCGCCGGTGGCGTCGCCGCCTGCGGTCTCAACCTGGCCCTGGACGACTCCGAGCATCCAGCCCGGGCACATGAAGGTCGCGAAGGTTCCGTCGGTGAACGACGCACCCTTGTTCCAGTCCCACTGGGTCTGCGCGGCGGAGAGGCCCTTGCTGTCAGCCGTTGCCAGCTTCGTCCAGGCTGCCTTGAGGTCGGCGTTGTCGACGACGTTGAGCTCGCCATCCGCGGTGTAGTAGCCCTCGTCCATCTGGTTCACCATGGAGTTCCAGATGAAGCCGGACTGGTCGAACCAGGCCTTGCCGGTTGCCTTCTGGTACTGCTCTCCGAGTGCGAAGTAGCTGTCCCAGGTTGCGTCGTTGCCACCGAGTGCTGCGGCAACCTCGGCGCGGTCGGTCGGGAGCCCCGCTGCGGCGAAGGCCTTGCTGTTGTAGCACAGGCCCTCCGGGCCGATGTCGGTGCCGTAGCCGATGATGCGGCCGTCCGCGTCGGTGCCCTGGGCGAGCTTCCACGGAACCCAGCGGTCCTTGATCTTGTCTGCACCATAGTCGGAGAGATCGACGAACTGGTCAGACACATCCATGATCGAGCCGAGCCAGCCCTCTTCCACGGCGGTGACGTCGGACAGTCCGCTTCCGGCGGCGATCTTGGTGAACGCATCCGTGCGGGCGTTGCCACCCGTGTCGATGTTGTTGGCCTTGATCGTGATGCCCGGGTTGGCGGCCTCGTACTCTGCGTAGAGGTCGGCCATTCCCATGCTGCCGAACGTGGTGACGGTCAGCTCGATGGCCTTGTCGCCTGATGCATCGTCGGTGCCGGCTGAGGAACAGCCTGTTGCGATGAGGGCGAAGGATGCGGCGCAGGCTACTGCGGCCCCAACCTTGGTGCGTTGTGAGAACTTCACTTTCACTCCTTTGTGTGCGTGTGCGTGTGCGAATGCAGAACGTGTGTGCGGGAATACGTGTCGTGCCGGCGAACGCCTCCGGGGACACGCTCACCAATCATGTGTGAGAGCGCTCTCATCACCTGCGTGAGAGCGCTCTCATTGATCACCGCCACCTTAGGACACCAGCGGAGCGCTTGTCAAGGCGACCAGCTCGGGCGGCCGCGGACCACCGACTCGGCGACCGCACAGCGCGCTGTCGGCCCCCGTTGGACTTGCGAAATAGAATGACCCCATGACAATGGGAACCCGGAGTGCGCGGCCGCCCCAGCCGACCCTCGAGATGGTGGCCGCCGCCGCGGGCGTGTCCCGTGCCACGGTCAGCCGGGTCGTCAACGGCTCACCGAAGGTGCGGCCGGAGGTCGTGGAGTCGGTTCAAGCGGCCATCGAGCAGCTCAACTACGTGCCCAACCGGGCCGCCAGATCGCTGGCCAGCCACCAGACGCAGTCCGTGGCCCTTGTCGTGCCCGAAGACATGACCAAGTTCTTCGGCGACCCCTACTTCGCCGCCGTCGTGCAGGGCATCACGCAGCGCCTCGACGAGAGCGACTACACGCTCAACCTGCTCGTCGCCTCGAGCGACCCGCGGCACAAGACCATGCGCTACCTGCGTTCGGGCAACGTCGACGGTGCCCTCGTCATCTCGCACCACACCGGCGACGATTTTGTGGCCAACCTCGAGTCCACCATGCCCGTCGTCTTCGGTGGCCGGCCCACCAACCACTCCGGCGCAGACAACTACTTCGTCGACGTCGACAACGTCGCGGGCGCGATCAGCGGTGTGCAGCACCTCATCGACATCGGGCGGCACCGGGTCGGCACCATCACCGGCCCCGTCGACATGCCCGCCGGTATCGACCGCCTCAACGGGTTCCGCCACGCGCTGGGCCAGGCCGGGCTCCCGGCGGATGCGGTGGAGCACGGCGACTTCACGGCCGCCGGCGCCGCCGCCGCCACCCGCCGTTTGCTGGAGCGCAGCCCCGACATCGACGCTCTCTTCGTGGCCAGCGACCTCATGGCCGTCGGCTCCATGGGTGTGCTCGCCGAACTGGGCCGGGCCGTGCCCCGGGATATCGCCGTGGTGGCATTCGACGACAGTCCGGCCGCGCTGTCGGGCCCGATCTCGCTGACCACTGTGAGCCAGCCATCCAAGGAGATGGGCTTCGCCATGGCCGACCTGCTGCTGCGTCTGCTGGCCGGCGATGACGCCGTGCCGCACCACAACATCATGCCGACCCGCCTGGTACTGCGCGACTCGGCCTGAGCCGGCTCAGCCTGAGCCGGCTCAGCCTGACTCGGGTCAGCCTGACTCGGGTCAGCCCAGCTGCGGCACGACCTCGCGCGCGATGAAGTCCAGGTGGTCGAGGTCGGCCAGGTCCATGATCTGCAGGTAGACGCACTCCACGCCGTCCTCGGCGAGCGCGCCGAGCCGGTCAACGATCTCGCTCGTGGTTCCGGCCACCCCGTGTTCGCGGAGCTCACCTGGCTCCCGGCCCACGGCGGCTGCCCGGCGCGCGAACTCGGCCTCATCCGCTCCGGCGACCGCGATGAGCGCGGTCGAGTACACCAGCTCGCGGGGGTCGCGGCCTACCGCTTCGCAGGCTCGGCGCACCCCGGCGAACTTTCCCGGAATGTCGGCGAACTCCGGGAAGGGCAGGTTGAACTCGGTGGCGAACCGCGCGGCCAGCGCCGGGGTGCGCTTGGCGCCGCCGCCGCCCACGATCACCGGCACGCGGGCCTGGCTGGGCTTGGGCAGGGCGGGCGAGTCGATGAGCGCATAGTGCTCACCGGCGAAGCTGTAGGTCTGGCCCACCGGGGTCTCCCAGAGGCCGGTCACGATCTCGAGCTGCTCCTCGAGCATGCCGAACCGCTTGGCCGGGAACTGGATCCCGTAGGCCAGGTGTTCCTGTTCGAACCAGCCGGTGCCCAGGCCGAGTTCCACCCGGCCCTTCGACATCTGGTCCACCTGGGCCACCTGGATCGCCAGGATCCCCGGCGGCCGGTAGGTGACCGACGACACCAGGGTGCCCAGCCGGATGCGCTCGGTCTCGCGGGCGAGGCCGGCCAGCGTGGTCCAGGCATCCGTCGGGCCCGGCAGTCCCGAAACGTGATCCCCCATCGCGAGGTAGTGGTCGGAGCGGAAGAACGCGTCGAAGCCGAGCGTCTCTGTGGCCTGCGCGACCGCGAGGATGTCGTCGTAGCTGGCACCCTGCTGGGGCTCGGTGAAGATGCGGAGTCTCATGCTCCCAGTCTTGTCTCCCGCTCGGCGTCGACGAAATCGACCCCGGGGAGCCCGCCGAGCCGCTCGTGCATCACGGCCAGGGACTCCGGGTTCTGGTCGATGAGCAGGAACCGGCGGCCGAGCGCGGCCGCGACGGCACCCGTGGTGCCGCTACCGGCGAAGAAGTCCAGCACCCAGTCGCCCTCACGGCTGGACGCCTGGATCATGCGGCGCAGGATCCCCACGGGCTTCTGGGTGGGGTATCCGGTCTTCTCCTTGCCCGTGGGCGAGACGATGGTGTGCCACCAGACATCCGTGGGCAGCTTGCCCTTGGCCACCTTCTCGGGCGTCACCAGGCCCGGGGCCATGTACGGCTCACGATCCACCGTGCTGGAGTCGAAGTAGTAGCTCTTCGGGTTCTTCACGTAGACCAGGATCGTGTCGTGCTTGGTGGGCCAGCGGTTCTTGGACTTGGCACCGTAGTCGTAGGCCCAGATGAGTTCGTTGAGAAAGCACTCCCGGCCGAAGAGGGCGTCGAGCAGCACCTTGGCGTAGTGCGCCTCGCGGTAGTCGAGGTGCAGGTAGAGCGTGCCGTCGTCAGCGAGTAACCGCCAGGCCTCGATCAGCCGCGGCTCGAGGAACGCCCAGTAATCCTCGAACTGATCGTCGTAGCCGAGCAGATCGCCCTTGATGCGCTCGTACCGTTGGCCCTTGAAGCCCGTGATGGTCCCGGCCGCATGCGCGCCGCTGGCCTGGGTGCTGCGCACAGACGTGGTGGCCTGCCGCTTCTGCGACCGGCCGGTGTTGAACGGCGGGTCGAGGTAGATGAGCGTGAACGCCCCGTCGGGAAGCGTCGGCAGCACCTCGAGGTTGTCGGCCTCGATGACCCTGCTGGGAGAGGCCTGAGTCCACGCGTTTGGCATTCCCTCATTCTGTCAGTCGGCCTACGCTGTTCCGATGACGACCGACGAATTGACCACAGACGGAACCGGCGCGCGGGTGGAGCACGAGCCCGAGGTCTCGCGCTACACCCTCTGGCAGGATGGCGAGCCCGTCGGCCTGGCCGACTACCGCATCGTGGGCGAGGAGCTGCGCTTCATCCACACCGAGGTGGATCCGGCCCGGCGCGATCACGGCCTGGCGAGCATCCTGGTGGAACAGGCGCTCGATGACGTGCGCACCCGCACGGATTTCACCGTGGTGGCGGATTGCCCGTTCGTCGCGGAGTGGATCGACTCGCACGCGGAGTACCAGGACCTCCTCAGCCGCGGCCGCTAGCGTCTCTGGGCTGTTCGCGGGCCGTTAGGGAACGCGGCCGATCCACTCGTCGGTGCTGAACTTGCTCTCGACCAGGTCGGCGGCCTTGGCATATTCCTCATCGGTGATATCTCCAGGCGTGGCCCCGTACAGGCTCGTGAAGGTCTGCTTCATGCGGTCGATGATCTCGGCCCGGCTGAGCCCGGTCTGGCTGCGCAACGGATCCACGCGCTTGGCGGCGCTGGTGATGCCCTTGTCACTGAGCTTCTCCCGGCCGATGCGCAGCACCTGCACCATCTTCTCGCCGTCCATGTCGTAGCTCATGGTCACGTGGTGCAGCACGGCACCGCTGCCTAGGCGCTTCTGCGCGGCACCGCCGATCTTGCCGGTGGGGCTCGTGATGTCGTTGAGCGGCTGGTAGTGCGCGTCGATACCGAGCGACTTGAGGGCCGTGATGACCCACTCGTCGAGGAAGGCATAGGAATCGGCGAAGGTCATGCCGTGCACGAGCTCGGTGGGCGCGTAGATCGAATACGTGATCACGGAACCGGCCTCCATGAACATCGCGCCGCCACCGCTCACCCGGCGCACCACGGTGAAGCCGTGCTTCTCGGCGTTGACCGCGTCGACCTCGTTCTTGAGCGACTGGAAGCTGCCGATGACGACGGCGGGCTCGTTCCATTCCCAGATGCGCAGGGTGGGCTGGCGACGGCCCTCGCCCACCTCGACGGCCAGGACCTCGTCGAGCGCCATCTGCATCACGGGCGGCACGGCCTTGGCGTGGATGAGCTGCCAGTCGTAGTCGCGCCAGCTGCTCGCGTGGGCGAGTGAACGCCGCACGGCCACGGCGACCGACTCGGGTGAGAAGCCGAGCAGGGTGGCCTCGGGCGGCAGTGCCGCCCGCACGGCAGCGGCGATGGTCGCCGCGTCGCTGTCGGCGGCGAGCCCGTTCACCGCTTGGTTGATGTCCTCGAGGGCATCGTCGGGTTCGAGGAAGAAGTCGCCGGCCAGGCGGAAACCGCTGATGACGTTGTCGACGACCTCGAGGTCGACCACAACGAGCTTGCCGCCAGGAACCTTGTATTCACCATGCATGAGCCCAGCCTAATCGTCGGTCGGGGCCGTCCCTGCGGGCTCGGGAAGGTGCGCATCGAGCCAGGAGACCAGGTCGGCGAGGACCTCGTCGCGGTTGGTCTCGTTGAACACCTCGTGCCGGGCGCCGGGGTAGACGATCACCCGCACATCCGTCAGCCCCGACCGGTGCCGGTAGGCCTCGGCCAGCTTCTGGGCGCTGCGTTCTCCGCCGACCGGGTCGTCGCCCCCGACCTGGATGAGCAGGGGCAGCCCGGCGGGGAGGCCGCGCGCCGGGCGGCCGAGGATGCGGGCGGCATCGCGCAGCCCGAACAACGTGGCCAGCGGCACGCTCGTCGTGAGCGGATCGGCCACGAACGCCGCCGCCACGGCCGGGTCCCGGCTGAGCCATTCGGCTCCGGTCGAGCCCAGGTGCTTGTGTTTGCGGTTGAGGTCGCCGCTGTCGAGGTAGCCGGGCCAGCGGTAGGCGGTGCCGGTGAGAACGACGGCCTGGTAGTCGTCGGGATGCTGGTTGACGAGCATCTGGGCCATGAACGACCCCCAGCTGTGGCCGACGAGCACCAGCGGCAGGGGCGGGACCCCCGGCTCGGCCTGCTCGATCGCTAGGCGGCGGATCTCGGCGGTGAAGCCGTGCACGGCCGCGACAGCGGCGCGCAGGCCGCCCGGGCCGAGCCGGCCGAGCATGTCGGCGTTGCCGCCGTGCTGGCGCATCCCGGTCTGCCCGTGGCCACGGTGATCGTCGGCGTAGACGGTGTACCCGGCCAGGTTCAGCGCGCGCGCCACCTCGCGGTAGCGCAGGGCGTGTTCGCCCACCCCGTGCACGAGCTGCACGATGGCGCGGGGATGGTCGACCGGCCAGGCGTAGTACACGATGGGGACGCCGTATTCGTCAATGAAGGTGGGCACGGGCTCATTCTGCCGTAACTGGTGCCCGTGCGGACATCTGCGCCCGGCACACCGGGTGCAGATGTCCGCACCGGGACCAGTTGTGGGCGCCGCACGGCGCTCCGGAGGCCGCTGGCGGGCCCGCGGGAATCATTAGCATGGCTAATTTGTTAGGCTAAGTAATCATGACTCTCCTTCCTCCGACTCCCCCTGCCGCGGCGGCGCACACCAAGCGCCGCACCGTCGCCGAACTGAGCCACGACTTCCGGCTGGCCAACGGCCGGCTCGCCCGGCGCGTGCGCCAGGAACAGGCCGAGAACGAACTCACCGGCGGCCAGTTCTCAGCCCTCGGCGCCGTCTTCCGGCTGGGGCCGATGACCCTCAGCGCGCTCAGCGAGGAGGAACGGGTCACCCCGCCCTCGATGAATCGCACCGTGAACGCGCTGGTGCAGGCGGGCCTGGTCGACCGGGCCGGCTCGGCCGAGGACGGCCGCAAGGTCATCCTCACCGTCACCCCGGCCGGGCTGGCACTGGTGAAGGAGACTCGCCGCCGCCGCGATGACTGGATCGCCAAGCGCATCCTGCGGCTCACCCCCGAGCAGCGCCAGGTTCTGGCCGCCGCCACCGACATCATGAAGGAGCTCACCGACAGTTGAGTGCAATGTTCCGCTCCCTGAGCGTGGTCAATTACAGGATCTGGTTCGCCGGCGCCCTGGTGTCCAACGTGGGCACCTGGATGCAGCGCACGGCCCAGGACTGGATCGTGCTGACCCAGCTCACCGACTACAACGCCACCGCGGTGGGCATCGTGATGGCCCTGCAATTCGGGCCCCAACTGCTGCTGATGCCGTGGTCGGGTCTCATCGCGGACAGGTTCGACCGGCGCAAGCTGCTGATGCTCACCCAGACCCTGATGGGCATGCTGGCGCTAGGGCTGGGCATCATCACCGTGACGGGCGTGGTCGAGCTCTGGCACGTCTACCTCTTCGCCCTCGGCCTGGGCGTGGTGGCCGCCATCGACGCTCCCGCCCGACAGACCTTCGTCTCCGAACTGGTTCCCGACGACAACCTCTCGAACGCCGTGGCGCTCAACTCGGCCTCGTTCAACGGCGCCCGGCTGATCGGCCCGGCCGTGGCCGGCGTGCTCACGGTGGCGGTCGGCGCCGGCTGGGTCTTCCTGATCAACGCCGTGACCTTCGCCTTCACGGTGTTCGCCATGACCCTGCTCCGCACCAAACAACTCCGCAAGCAACCGCGCGCGCCGCGCGAGCGCGGCCAGCTCTTGGCCGGTTTCCGTTACGTGTGGCAGCGGCCCGATATCGTCGCCGTACTGATCACCGTGTTCCTGGTGGGCACCTTCGGGTTCAACTTCGCGATCTTCACCTCCACGATGGCCACCGTGGAGTTCGGTATGGGTGCCAGCGAGTTCGGCATGCTGAGCTCGATCATGGCGGTGGGCAGCGTGGCCGGCGCCCTGCTGTCCGCACGGCGGAGCCGACCGAGGATGCGCCTGGTGGTCGGCGGCGCGTTCTTCTTCGGCCTCTCCTGCACGGTTGCGGCGCTGATGCCCACCTACCTCACCTTCGCGATCTCACTCGCGTTCGTGGGGCTTGCCTCGCTCACCCTGATGACCACGGCGAACGCCTATGTGCAGACCACCACCGAGCCCGCCATGCGCGGCCGGGTGATGGCGCTCTACATGGCCATCTTCGCCGGCGGCACGCCGCTCGGCGCTCCGCTGGTCGGCTGGGTGGCCGACCAGTACGGTCCGCGCTGGTCCATCGGCGTCGCCGCCGTGTCTGGGCTGCTCGCGGCCGCGGCCGTGCTGTTCTGGATGATCAAGTACCAGCGCCTGCGCGTGCGCATCCGGCCGCGCACCTCACCCCGCACGGCACGATTCAATGTGCGACACCGGGGCGACGGTCGTCCGCTCACCTCGGCCATCCGCGTCGTGTCAGACAGGGCCGCCGCGGCGGAACGCGACCGTGATCGCGAGACCGCGACGCGGGAGATCGCGGTGATCGAGGCGACCACTCCGCGCTGAAGCTGACGCGGTCGCCGGCTCAGCTTCCGGTGGACGCCCGCACCACGAGTTCGGGCTGGAAGACGACCTGCTCGTGCTCGGCCGCGGCACCGCCTGCCGCCTCCCGCAGGAGCAAATCAACGGCCGTGTAGCCGATCAGCTCGCTGGGCTGGCGGATGGACGACAGCGGCACGACGGCCGCCGAGGCGAAGGCGATGTCGTCATAGCCGATCAAGGCGATGTCGCCCGGGACCTGGATACCGCCGCTCATGTTCAGGGCCTGGAGCACGCCGAGGGCGAGCAGGTCGTTCGCCGCGAAGACCGCGTCCGGACGCTCGGCTCGGGGCCTCGCCAGGATGGCTTCTCCGGCCCGGCGGCCTTCCAAGACCGACAACGCGGTGGTCTCGATCACGTTGAGACTCGCGCCGGCCTGCTCGGCCACAGCCCGGCGGGCGCCGGCGAGCCGATCGGTGACCTGGCGAAGGCTCGCGGGTCCGCCGACGAAGGCCAGCCGCCGCCGACCCCGCTCCAGCAGGTGCTTCGCAGCGGCGAAACCTCCGGCCGGGTCGTCTACGGACACCGAGGAGAAACTTCGGTCACCCGCCTCGCGGTCGATCAGGACCGTGGCCGTTCCGCGCTCGCGCAGCCCGGCGAGGCGCTCGTTCGCGTCATCGACCGGCGATACGAGAATCCCGAACACCCGCTGCTCCTCGAACAGATCGAGGTAGGCGTTCTCGCGCTGCACGTCGTCGTCGCTGTTGCCGAGCAGCACGGTGAGGCCCGCCTCGGCGGCGCGCTTCTCCGCGCCGCGCGCCAGGTCGGTGAAGAACGGATTGCCCACGTCGAGAACGACGAGGCCGATGCTGCGGCTCCGCCCGGCGCGCAGCTGGCGGGCGGCGTCGTTGCGCACGAAGCCCAGTTGGCGGATCGCGGCCTGCACCCGCTCCACGGTGTCCGGCGCCACCTTGTCCGGGCGGTTCATCACATTCGACACCGTGCCGACGGAAACCTTGGCAAGGGCCGCCACCTCGCGCACGCTTACCGCCATGTGAGCTCATCCAATCGCTGCTGTCGCTCCACCTTATCCGCCGTCGATGACGCGGCCGGGGGCCGGTGACCCGCGGCCGGGTGCGGCCAGGTGCACCGATTGACAGCCGCCCACTGTCGATCTATGTTCGAGGCCCGGCCATTTAAACGATTCAATGCAACGGCGGGCACCCGCCACCGCCACGAAAGGACCTCCGTGCAACGCGTCTGCTTCCAGCTGCAGGTGAAGCCCGATCGCATCGACGCCTACGTCACTCGGCACGCAGAGGTGTGGCCCGACATGCTCGAGGCGCTGCGCGACACCGGCTGGACTAACTACTCGCTGTTCCTGCGCGAGGACGGACTGCTGATCGGCTACGTCGAGACCGAATCGCTCGCCGCGAGCCAGGCCGGGATGGCCCAGACCTCGGTGAATGCCCGGTGGCAGGCGGAGATGGCCGAGTTCTTCGTCGACCTCGATGGCACTCCCGACCAGGGCTTTCTCCCGCTGCGTGAGGTTTTCAACCTGGAGGACCAGCTGCGCGGCCTCCCGCAGACTTGACTCCATTGAAACGATTCATTTAGACTCGCACACACCGCTCCCGGCTCTCACAGAGAAGTGACCCTCATGACGTCGTTCGATTCCATCACCGCCCAGCTGGCTGCCCAGGCCATCGAACTGCCCTCCTGGGCATTCGGCAATTCCGGCACCCGGTTCAAGGTGTTCTCCACACCTGGCACGCCCCGCACCATCCAGGAGAAGATCGCGGATGCCGCCACGGTGCACAAGCACACCGGGCTGGCCCCCACCGTGGCGCTGCACATCCCCTGGGACAAGGTGGACGACTACGCGGCCCTGCGCGGCTTCGCCGGCGACCACGGCCTCCAGCTCGGCACCGTCAACTCCAACACCTTCCAGGACGACGCCTACAAGTTCGGCAGCCTCACGCACACGGATGCCGCGGTGCGCCAGAAAGCCATCGACCACCACTTCGACTGCATCGACATCATGCACGCCACGGGTTCGCGCGACCTCAAGATCTGGCTCGCCGACGGCACCAACTACCCCGGCCAGGGCGATATCCGCGGCCGTCAGGACAGGCTCGCCGACTCCCTCGCCGCCATCTACGAGCGCATCGGGGCCGAGCAGCGGCTCGTGCTCGAGTACAAGTTCTTCGAGCCGGCGTTCTATCACACCGATATTCCCGACTGGGGAACCTCCTACGCCCAGGTCTCGGCCCTCGGCGAGCGCGCCCTGGTCTGCCTCGACACCGGCCACCACGCCCCCGGCACCAACATCGAGTTCATCGTCGCCCAGCTGTTGCGGCTCGGCAAGCTCGGCTCGTTCGACTTCAACTCCCGCTTCTACGCCGACGACGACCTCATCGTCGGCGCCGCCGACCCGTTCCAGCTCTTCCGCATCCTCTACGAGGTCATCCGCGGCGCAGGCTTCGGCCCGGACTCCCCGGTGGCTTTCATGCTCGACCAGTGCCACAACGTGGAGGACAAGATCCCCGGCCAGATCCGTTCGGTGCTCAACGTGCAGGAGATGACCGCCCGCGCGCTGCTGGTGGACGGCACCGCCCTCCGCTCCGCGCAGGACGCCGGCGACGTTCTCGGCGCCAACGGCATCCTGATGGACGCCTTCTACACCGACGTGCGCGGGGACCTCGCCGCCTGGCGCCAGACCCGCGGGCTGCCAGCCGACCCCATGGCCGCCTACGCGGCATCCGGCTACCAGGCGCAGATCACCGCCGACCGCGCGGGCGGCCAGCAGGCCGGCTGGGGCGCCTGACGCCCACACCTGTTGCCAGTGCGGACAATTGCGCCCCGCGTACCGGGCGCAATCGTCCGGACCGGGAACAGGTGGGCCGCGTTGGCTCGCGGTCCCTCGCTCCACCTCACTCTGACCTCGAAAGAAGTTCGTCATGACCAACCCCACTGCTCTGGAGCTCATCACCCGTTCCAACCGGCTCGGCGCCGACCCTAAGAACACCAATTACGCCGGCGGGAACACCTCGGCCACGGGCACCGAAACCGACCCGGTCACCGGTGAGCAGATCCAGCTGCTCTGGGTCAAGGGCTCCGGCGGCGACCTAGGCACCCTCACCGAGCCCGGGCTGGCCGTGCTGCGGCTGGACCGCATGCGCGCCCTCGCCAACGTGTACCCCGGCGTCGACCGCGAAGACGAGATGGTCGCCGCCCTCGACTACACGCTGCACGGCAAGGGCGGCGCGGCGCCGTCGATCGACACCCCCATGCACGGGCTGGTGGATGCCGCGCATGTCGACCACCTGCACCCGGATGCCGGCATCGCCATCGCGACCGCCGCCGACGGGGAGGCGCTCACCGGAACCATCTTCGGCGACCGGGTGGTCTGGGTGCCCTGGCGCCGCCCCGGCTTCCAGCTCGGCCTGGACATCGCGGCCATCAAGGACGCCAACCCGCAGGCCATCGGTTGCATCCTCGGCGGCCACGGCATCACGGCCTGGGGAGACACCAGCTCGGTCTGCGAGGCGAACTCGCTGTGGATCATCGACACGGCCACCGC
This is a stretch of genomic DNA from Cryobacterium soli. It encodes these proteins:
- a CDS encoding ABC transporter substrate-binding protein, whose product is MKFSQRTKVGAAVACAASFALIATGCSSAGTDDASGDKAIELTVTTFGSMGMADLYAEYEAANPGITIKANNIDTGGNARTDAFTKIAAGSGLSDVTAVEEGWLGSIMDVSDQFVDLSDYGADKIKDRWVPWKLAQGTDADGRIIGYGTDIGPEGLCYNSKAFAAAGLPTDRAEVAAALGGNDATWDSYFALGEQYQKATGKAWFDQSGFIWNSMVNQMDEGYYTADGELNVVDNADLKAAWTKLATADSKGLSAAQTQWDWNKGASFTDGTFATFMCPGWMLGVVQGQVETAGGDATGATAGWDFADVFPGGATNWGGTFLTVPTQSKHPQEAADLAAWLTDADQQVAEFKAQGPFPSVTAAQTDPALAEATGVSAFFNDAPIAEILTKRADGVKAQFKGPDDSTIQEQVFGPSAISLDQGVSGDKAWDDAMTLFDQLITNK
- a CDS encoding GNAT family N-acetyltransferase, whose amino-acid sequence is MTTDELTTDGTGARVEHEPEVSRYTLWQDGEPVGLADYRIVGEELRFIHTEVDPARRDHGLASILVEQALDDVRTRTDFTVVADCPFVAEWIDSHAEYQDLLSRGR
- a CDS encoding LLM class F420-dependent oxidoreductase, translated to MRLRIFTEPQQGASYDDILAVAQATETLGFDAFFRSDHYLAMGDHVSGLPGPTDAWTTLAGLARETERIRLGTLVSSVTYRPPGILAIQVAQVDQMSKGRVELGLGTGWFEQEHLAYGIQFPAKRFGMLEEQLEIVTGLWETPVGQTYSFAGEHYALIDSPALPKPSQARVPVIVGGGGAKRTPALAARFATEFNLPFPEFADIPGKFAGVRRACEAVGRDPRELVYSTALIAVAGADEAEFARRAAAVGREPGELREHGVAGTTSEIVDRLGALAEDGVECVYLQIMDLADLDHLDFIAREVVPQLG
- a CDS encoding DNA-methyltransferase, translating into MPNAWTQASPSRVIEADNLEVLPTLPDGAFTLIYLDPPFNTGRSQKRQATTSVRSTQASGAHAAGTITGFKGQRYERIKGDLLGYDDQFEDYWAFLEPRLIEAWRLLADDGTLYLHLDYREAHYAKVLLDALFGRECFLNELIWAYDYGAKSKNRWPTKHDTILVYVKNPKSYYFDSSTVDREPYMAPGLVTPEKVAKGKLPTDVWWHTIVSPTGKEKTGYPTQKPVGILRRMIQASSREGDWVLDFFAGSGTTGAVAAALGRRFLLIDQNPESLAVMHERLGGLPGVDFVDAERETRLGA
- a CDS encoding LacI family DNA-binding transcriptional regulator yields the protein MTMGTRSARPPQPTLEMVAAAAGVSRATVSRVVNGSPKVRPEVVESVQAAIEQLNYVPNRAARSLASHQTQSVALVVPEDMTKFFGDPYFAAVVQGITQRLDESDYTLNLLVASSDPRHKTMRYLRSGNVDGALVISHHTGDDFVANLESTMPVVFGGRPTNHSGADNYFVDVDNVAGAISGVQHLIDIGRHRVGTITGPVDMPAGIDRLNGFRHALGQAGLPADAVEHGDFTAAGAAAATRRLLERSPDIDALFVASDLMAVGSMGVLAELGRAVPRDIAVVAFDDSPAALSGPISLTTVSQPSKEMGFAMADLLLRLLAGDDAVPHHNIMPTRLVLRDSA
- a CDS encoding carbohydrate ABC transporter permease; its protein translation is MTRTLEPEISAPAPLKRPGRASALTYKHKLSRLDVKLSPYLYISPFFVLFGLVGLFPLIYTFVVSLNNWNLLSGPGEWVGFDNYTAELADPLFWNSLFNTMSIFLLSSIPQLVVATAIAAILDQNLRAKTFWRMSVLIPYVVTPVAVALIFSSMFSEQSGLVNHLLSFVGVDPIGWKTDVLPSHLAIAGMVNWRWTGYNALILLAAMQSVPRDIHESAALDGAGFVRRFFSITLPSIRPTMIFVIITATIGGLQIFTEPRLYDATSTTAGGAHRQFQTTVLYLWEMAFQRQNFGKASAVAFILFLIIVAFGLLNFLISQRIATTDSRSDVKKAKRELARTLRDSAKEPRA